A window from Kovacikia minuta CCNUW1 encodes these proteins:
- a CDS encoding helix-turn-helix domain-containing protein, which translates to MTDLSSLLGMSEFYFSRQFKQATGISPYQYLLQQRIERAKQLLKRSNHSIADIALTCGFNSHSHLSKQFRQLTGTTPKAYRLH; encoded by the coding sequence CTGACTGATTTATCCTCACTGCTAGGAATGAGTGAATTTTACTTCAGTCGTCAGTTTAAGCAAGCAACCGGAATCAGTCCTTACCAATATTTGCTGCAACAACGAATTGAGCGAGCAAAACAGTTGTTGAAACGGAGCAACCATTCCATTGCAGATATTGCATTGACTTGTGGCTTTAACAGTCATAGTCATCTCAGCAAGCAATTTCGACAGTTAACGGGAACAACACCAAAAGCCTATCGGCTGCATTAG
- the modB gene encoding molybdate ABC transporter permease subunit → MQPDLSPLWISLKVAGTATVVTFLMGISAAYAMLGYRGRWKSLIEGVLIAPLVLPPTVVGFLLLLLFGKNGFLGQWMQQFDFTIVFTWYAAVITAIVVSFPLMYRTALGAFEQVDSSLLQVARTLGASERRVFFQILLPLTIPGLVAGVTLAFARALGEFGATLMLAGNIPGQTQTMPMAIYFAVEAGAMQEAWLWAIVIMAISLSGLMIVNLWQQHYERKRQRSSTGLVEAYESINRGGKQTEPAQLQRWTKPQLPQTPTGLHVEIEKQLSNFQLDTAFTAQQGNLGILGGSGSGKSMTLRCIAGVETPTRGRIVLNGRTLFDAGQCINLPSHQRRVSLVFQNYALFPHMTVAQNIAFGLQHLPKASRRQRISQLLTLIQMSELDTPEGVSFAARYPYQLSGGQQQRVALARALATEPEVLLLDEPFSALDTHLRSQMERQLLETLSTYHGITLFVTHNLEEAYRICETLMVMSGGRAIAYDSKHHIFEHPKTVRVAQLTGCKNFSHAVVQGANSVRAIDWGITLQVLEAIPDRLTNIGIRAHQIRITARPDADNTYPCWLAATSETPHRMTLFLKFNAPPTSAQDYHVQAEVFKEKWHTIKDQPFALVCPVGCRSPYVDGGLILV, encoded by the coding sequence ATGCAACCCGATCTTTCCCCCCTTTGGATTTCCCTGAAAGTCGCTGGTACTGCCACCGTGGTGACTTTTTTGATGGGAATTTCTGCTGCTTATGCGATGTTGGGCTATCGCGGTCGCTGGAAATCCTTGATCGAAGGGGTTCTGATTGCTCCATTGGTTTTGCCGCCCACTGTAGTAGGGTTTCTGCTGCTGTTGCTGTTTGGCAAGAATGGATTTCTGGGACAGTGGATGCAGCAATTTGATTTCACCATCGTCTTTACCTGGTATGCCGCCGTGATCACCGCGATCGTGGTGTCGTTCCCTTTAATGTACAGAACAGCGCTAGGAGCATTTGAACAAGTTGACAGTAGCCTTTTGCAAGTTGCCCGGACACTGGGGGCATCGGAAAGACGCGTCTTTTTTCAGATTTTGCTGCCGCTGACCATTCCCGGATTAGTGGCAGGAGTCACCTTAGCGTTTGCGCGGGCCTTGGGAGAATTTGGGGCGACGCTGATGCTGGCAGGTAATATTCCTGGGCAAACGCAAACAATGCCCATGGCAATCTACTTTGCGGTCGAGGCGGGAGCCATGCAGGAAGCGTGGCTGTGGGCGATCGTCATTATGGCAATCTCACTGTCTGGACTCATGATTGTCAACCTCTGGCAACAGCACTATGAACGTAAGCGGCAGCGATCGTCCACCGGACTGGTTGAAGCCTACGAGTCGATCAACCGGGGGGGGAAACAAACAGAACCCGCTCAACTTCAGCGTTGGACGAAACCCCAACTGCCGCAGACCCCAACCGGATTACACGTCGAGATTGAGAAACAATTGTCTAACTTTCAACTCGATACAGCGTTTACCGCCCAGCAAGGAAATTTGGGCATTCTAGGCGGTTCAGGTTCAGGAAAAAGCATGACGCTCCGCTGCATTGCGGGGGTAGAAACACCAACGAGAGGGCGGATTGTGCTGAATGGACGCACGCTGTTTGATGCTGGTCAGTGCATCAATCTGCCTAGCCATCAGCGCCGTGTGAGTTTGGTGTTTCAAAATTATGCGCTGTTTCCCCACATGACCGTTGCTCAAAATATTGCCTTTGGCTTACAGCATCTACCCAAAGCCTCACGTCGTCAACGGATCAGCCAACTGCTGACGTTGATCCAAATGTCAGAGTTGGACACACCGGAAGGGGTCAGCTTCGCTGCCCGCTATCCCTATCAGCTTTCCGGTGGGCAACAGCAGCGAGTAGCACTGGCAAGAGCGCTGGCAACCGAACCAGAAGTGCTGCTGCTCGATGAACCCTTTTCTGCGCTTGATACGCATCTCCGCAGCCAGATGGAGCGGCAACTACTGGAAACGCTCTCGACTTATCACGGTATCACCTTATTTGTCACCCATAACCTGGAAGAGGCTTACCGCATTTGTGAAACGCTGATGGTGATGTCGGGTGGCAGGGCGATCGCCTATGACTCCAAGCATCATATCTTTGAACATCCCAAAACGGTTCGGGTCGCCCAACTGACCGGCTGCAAAAATTTCTCCCATGCAGTTGTCCAGGGAGCGAATTCTGTGAGGGCGATTGACTGGGGAATTACGTTACAGGTGTTAGAAGCAATTCCCGATCGACTGACGAACATTGGCATTCGTGCCCATCAAATTCGCATCACAGCCCGTCCTGATGCTGACAATACCTATCCTTGCTGGCTCGCTGCTACGAGTGAAACGCCGCACCGGATGACACTGTTTCTCAAATTCAATGCTCCACCCACTAGCGCACAGGACTACCACGTGCAGGCAGAAGTGTTTAAAGAGAAGTGGCATACCATCAAGGATCAGCCATTTGCCCTGGTTTGTCCAGTTGGATGTCGATCGCCTTATGTTGATGGTGGATTAATCTTGGTGTGA
- a CDS encoding PIN domain-containing protein: MNWRLFIAAIALANNLILVTHNTREFGRVDGLQVEDWEVER, translated from the coding sequence TTGAATTGGCGTTTGTTCATTGCTGCGATCGCTCTGGCAAATAATCTAATCTTGGTCACTCACAATACACGAGAGTTTGGACGGGTAGATGGATTGCAAGTTGAGGATTGGGAGGTTGAGCGGTGA
- a CDS encoding VOC family protein, which yields MKITASAISLNVDDVTASATFAKQHFGFKEQMSADGFVSLGREDAGFNLVFLRTGLKSFKPIHMREHRADGLLIAFVVDDIDAEYARLQSEGVPITTPIETEPWGERFFQVTDPNGVVLQLVQWIMTPDNEKAG from the coding sequence ATGAAAATTACCGCCTCCGCAATTTCGTTGAACGTGGATGATGTTACAGCGTCGGCTACGTTTGCCAAACAACATTTTGGCTTCAAGGAACAAATGTCAGCCGATGGCTTTGTATCTCTTGGGAGAGAAGATGCTGGTTTCAATCTTGTTTTTCTGAGAACAGGATTAAAAAGCTTCAAACCCATCCACATGCGTGAACATCGAGCCGATGGATTGCTGATCGCATTTGTCGTAGACGATATTGATGCTGAGTACGCACGACTACAATCTGAGGGCGTACCAATCACGACTCCAATTGAGACTGAACCCTGGGGTGAACGTTTCTTTCAAGTCACAGATCCCAACGGGGTAGTGCTTCAACTGGTTCAGTGGATCATGACACCTGATAACGAGAAGGCTGGGTGA
- a CDS encoding MarR family winged helix-turn-helix transcriptional regulator → MNKPSANGSAFTELILEVFRLNGLLLEAGDRLTHPVGLSSARWQVLGVVEHQPTPVAHVARIMGLTRQSVQQTADALASDGFITYTDNPHHRRAKLMTITPKGRKALDYIQQCQIDWANQVSETLPLEALKTAITVLRQLEERLESHETDEVDE, encoded by the coding sequence ATGAATAAGCCGAGTGCCAATGGCAGTGCCTTTACCGAACTCATCCTTGAGGTCTTTCGGTTGAATGGGCTTTTGTTAGAGGCGGGCGATCGTTTGACCCATCCAGTTGGTCTGAGCAGTGCCCGCTGGCAGGTACTTGGCGTTGTGGAGCATCAACCGACACCTGTTGCTCATGTGGCTCGAATCATGGGTCTAACTCGGCAAAGTGTGCAGCAAACCGCTGATGCTTTGGCAAGCGATGGATTTATTACCTACACCGACAATCCCCACCATCGTCGTGCCAAATTAATGACCATTACACCCAAAGGGCGTAAAGCCCTAGACTACATCCAACAGTGCCAGATTGATTGGGCAAACCAAGTCAGTGAAACACTCCCATTAGAAGCATTAAAGACTGCTATTACAGTCTTGCGACAACTCGAAGAACGTCTCGAAAGCCACGAGACTGATGAGGTGGATGAATAA
- the tnpA gene encoding IS200/IS605 family transposase, which translates to MSEYIHKSHNVSVLLYHLVFPAKYRRAVFDEQVDEVLREVCLEIEKRYEIKFIEIGVDKDHVHFLVQSVPTYSVTKLVKMIKSLTAKEVFQRCPQVKQKLWGGEFWSDGYFASTVGKHGDEGMIAQYVKNQGNEYLKLHRDEQLTLF; encoded by the coding sequence ATGAGTGAGTACATCCACAAAAGTCATAACGTCAGCGTTTTGCTCTATCACTTAGTGTTTCCAGCGAAGTATCGACGGGCTGTATTTGATGAACAGGTCGATGAGGTTTTGCGAGAAGTTTGCTTGGAGATTGAAAAACGCTACGAGATCAAGTTTATCGAAATCGGTGTAGACAAAGACCATGTGCATTTTTTAGTGCAGTCGGTGCCCACATACAGCGTGACGAAGCTGGTCAAAATGATCAAGAGTTTGACGGCGAAGGAAGTGTTTCAGCGCTGTCCTCAGGTGAAACAAAAGCTCTGGGGCGGAGAGTTTTGGAGTGATGGTTATTTTGCTAGCACGGTCGGGAAACACGGTGATGAAGGGATGATTGCGCAATACGTCAAGAATCAGGGGAACGAATATCTCAAGCTGCACCGAGATGAGCAGCTTACTCTTTTTTGA
- a CDS encoding class I SAM-dependent DNA methyltransferase has protein sequence MSTATHDIVAKLWNLCNVLKDGGISFHQYMIELTYLLFLKMAKETGAENQIPVGYRWDDLKSRSESEQLEFYKQLLNHLGEEGSVIVKAIFADAKSSINKRNTLSALVSGIDKLDWYNARQESMGDVYEGLLEKNVNESKAGAGQYFTPRPLIDSMIHVMRPTLEDIIQDPAAGTGGFLIAADRYIRGHNNLDSWTKKQRDKYRSNTFYGMEHVPDTQRLALMNLMLHNIDFDPRGAGIRYGDTLSPDGQALPPATLILTNPPFGSKKGGGLPDRKDFEFPTSNKQLCFLQHIYLGLKPGGRAAAVFPDNVLFESNVGRLIRTDLMDKCNLHTILRLPSGIFYAQGVKTNVLFFTRGKKDKGNTKEVWVYDLRSNKPQFGKRTSLMREHFKDEFEVAFGDDPFGGAASLAKRIDTGEEGRFRRFSRDWIAERGDNLDISWLKDESEQENGELPEPAILAQEAIGELEAAIAELQGILQELGEDISL, from the coding sequence ATGAGTACTGCCACCCACGATATCGTTGCCAAGCTTTGGAATCTCTGTAACGTCCTTAAAGACGGCGGGATATCGTTTCATCAGTACATGATCGAGCTGACGTACCTGTTGTTCCTAAAGATGGCGAAGGAAACGGGGGCTGAAAACCAGATCCCAGTGGGCTATCGCTGGGACGACCTTAAGAGCAGGTCTGAATCTGAACAGCTTGAATTCTATAAGCAACTTCTAAACCACTTAGGAGAAGAGGGCTCTGTCATTGTCAAAGCAATTTTTGCTGATGCTAAGTCTTCTATAAACAAACGCAATACCCTCTCTGCTCTGGTTAGTGGAATAGACAAGCTTGATTGGTATAATGCGCGGCAAGAAAGCATGGGGGATGTCTATGAGGGACTCCTTGAGAAAAATGTCAATGAATCCAAAGCGGGTGCAGGTCAGTATTTTACTCCCCGTCCGCTAATTGATAGCATGATTCACGTCATGCGTCCCACATTGGAAGACATCATTCAAGACCCTGCTGCGGGTACAGGCGGATTCCTGATTGCAGCCGATCGCTACATTCGAGGGCATAACAATCTAGATAGTTGGACTAAAAAGCAACGAGATAAATATCGCTCTAATACCTTTTATGGAATGGAGCATGTGCCTGACACGCAGCGTTTGGCATTAATGAATTTGATGCTGCACAATATAGATTTTGATCCGCGAGGTGCTGGCATTCGTTATGGTGATACGCTTTCGCCGGATGGACAAGCCCTGCCTCCAGCCACTCTGATTCTGACAAATCCACCTTTTGGTAGTAAGAAAGGTGGAGGCTTACCTGATCGCAAAGATTTTGAGTTTCCCACCAGCAACAAACAGCTTTGCTTCTTGCAACACATTTATCTTGGATTAAAGCCGGGTGGTCGTGCCGCTGCTGTGTTTCCTGATAATGTGCTGTTTGAGAGCAACGTGGGACGCTTGATCCGAACTGACTTAATGGACAAATGTAATCTTCATACAATTCTGCGCTTACCATCTGGTATTTTCTACGCTCAAGGTGTCAAGACAAATGTGTTGTTTTTTACCCGTGGCAAGAAGGACAAAGGCAATACAAAAGAGGTTTGGGTGTATGACTTGCGGTCTAACAAGCCCCAATTTGGCAAGCGAACATCGTTGATGCGTGAGCACTTTAAAGACGAGTTTGAAGTTGCTTTTGGGGATGATCCATTTGGTGGTGCTGCGAGTCTAGCAAAGCGCATCGATACGGGGGAAGAAGGACGCTTTAGACGGTTTTCTCGTGACTGGATCGCAGAGCGTGGTGACAACTTAGACATTTCTTGGCTCAAGGATGAGAGTGAACAGGAGAATGGTGAATTACCCGAACCTGCTATCCTTGCCCAGGAAGCGATCGGGGAGTTGGAAGCAGCTATCGCCGAATTGCAGGGAATTTTGCAAGAATTGGGTGAGGACATCAGCTTGTAA
- a CDS encoding type II toxin-antitoxin system VapC family toxin — protein sequence MRYLLDTNVCVMYLNGRSISVRDRLHSISVEEMAVCSIVKAELFYGAMRSNNPTRTLERQQDFLASFVSLPFDDEVALVCGQMRARLASAGTPIGTFDFANSNLKCTTSRSFP from the coding sequence ATGCGTTACCTGCTCGACACGAATGTGTGTGTGATGTATTTGAATGGTCGTTCGATTTCAGTGCGCGATCGCTTGCATTCTATCTCTGTTGAAGAGATGGCTGTATGTTCGATTGTCAAAGCTGAATTATTCTATGGTGCCATGCGGAGCAACAACCCAACTCGAACGTTGGAACGGCAGCAGGATTTTTTAGCAAGCTTTGTATCACTTCCATTTGATGATGAAGTTGCGCTTGTTTGTGGTCAAATGCGAGCGCGTCTCGCTAGTGCAGGAACTCCGATTGGTACCTTTGATTTCGCCAATTCAAATCTGAAGTGCACCACCTCTAGAAGCTTCCCCTAG
- a CDS encoding AAA family ATPase, which translates to MGWNGTGKSNLLEVLVIIFRDLHRWWDKNDWTKKPMKGYRLRYEIDGKTVEVVWQPEEMKRPRLRMGTINDELEEPEVFENIPREELPLPKFIFGYYSGPTNRLAEHFFPMKQDHYNRLRKATSDDPAILTELLEQRRFFCAENHHAKYVLLAFCHKEDADISRFLEDKLRIVGFESALFIIRKPRWAKGSSAEDFWGATGIMRRVMERLRRFAIAPMVVKQTVPDGWRSSHEDHYYFFLPDLQSLHAFAAEYQNARSFFLALESTDFSELIYDLKIQVRVKATNTKQVAITFHELSEGEQQLLMVLGLMRFTKSHQSLVLLDEPDTHLNPHWSVDYLKLLTRVMSENFNESEEQQTSQILMSTHDPLVIASLFKEQIHLLKRNWETGICRWYQSTVNPRGLGFTGILTSEMFGMRSDLDEETLADLDNKVRLVAKEDSLTPEEAEELEKINKRLEDAGFQKAFSDPYYAAFIRAWGRRHSDLMAGARFLSPAQREEIDRISSEVLEEAITELQAEAVK; encoded by the coding sequence CTGGGTTGGAACGGCACCGGAAAATCAAACCTGCTTGAAGTTTTGGTGATTATCTTCCGTGATCTACATCGATGGTGGGACAAAAATGATTGGACTAAAAAACCAATGAAGGGCTATCGCCTTCGTTATGAGATAGACGGAAAAACCGTAGAGGTTGTCTGGCAACCAGAAGAAATGAAGCGTCCCAGGTTGAGGATGGGAACAATTAACGATGAGCTAGAAGAGCCTGAGGTATTTGAAAATATCCCTCGTGAAGAGCTTCCATTGCCCAAATTTATCTTTGGCTATTACTCAGGTCCTACAAATCGATTAGCTGAACACTTTTTCCCGATGAAGCAGGATCATTATAATCGTCTCCGTAAAGCGACATCTGATGATCCAGCAATCTTGACTGAACTACTAGAACAGCGGCGGTTCTTCTGTGCTGAAAATCATCACGCAAAATATGTATTACTCGCCTTCTGTCACAAGGAAGACGCTGATATTAGCCGCTTTCTTGAAGATAAATTGCGAATCGTTGGTTTCGAGTCAGCACTATTTATCATCCGTAAACCTCGCTGGGCGAAAGGAAGTTCTGCCGAAGATTTTTGGGGTGCAACTGGCATCATGCGTCGGGTGATGGAGAGACTGCGACGATTTGCGATCGCGCCGATGGTTGTTAAGCAGACTGTACCGGATGGTTGGCGTTCAAGCCATGAAGATCATTACTATTTCTTTCTCCCTGATTTACAGAGCTTACACGCCTTCGCTGCGGAATACCAAAATGCGCGATCGTTCTTTCTTGCTCTAGAAAGCACTGATTTCTCAGAGTTAATCTACGACCTGAAAATTCAGGTTCGGGTAAAAGCGACTAACACAAAGCAAGTAGCTATCACGTTTCATGAGTTGAGTGAAGGCGAACAGCAACTGCTCATGGTGTTGGGCTTAATGCGTTTCACAAAGTCTCATCAGTCTTTAGTATTGCTTGATGAACCAGACACCCATCTCAATCCTCATTGGAGTGTGGACTATTTGAAACTGTTGACTCGTGTGATGAGCGAAAACTTTAACGAGTCAGAAGAGCAACAAACAAGCCAAATCCTCATGTCAACTCATGATCCTCTGGTTATTGCAAGTCTTTTCAAAGAGCAAATTCACCTCCTCAAACGCAATTGGGAAACAGGTATTTGTAGATGGTATCAGTCTACAGTGAACCCGCGTGGGCTTGGATTCACGGGCATCCTTACAAGCGAAATGTTTGGGATGCGAAGCGACCTTGATGAAGAAACACTTGCAGATTTAGACAATAAGGTTCGCCTCGTAGCCAAGGAAGACAGCTTAACCCCAGAGGAAGCTGAAGAATTAGAGAAAATCAATAAACGTCTAGAAGATGCCGGATTCCAAAAGGCGTTCAGCGACCCATACTATGCAGCTTTTATCCGTGCTTGGGGTCGTAGACACAGTGATTTGATGGCAGGTGCTCGTTTTCTTAGCCCAGCGCAGCGAGAAGAAATTGATCGAATTTCTAGTGAAGTTCTTGAGGAAGCAATCACTGAGTTGCAGGCTGAGGCGGTGAAGTAG
- a CDS encoding IS30 family transposase, whose protein sequence is MSYTQLSADERLELYRLRQRGDLSLRAIAIRMGRSHSTISRELKRNQSSEQIYLPDLAQAQQHVRRQQSKQPFVGISEGCLARVKAQLRQYHSPQQIAGSLKLKGLEWVSHETIYQMIYHNYADMGAYRGYLRHSHIRRQHRSAKRQKRGLIPNRVGIEHRPVIAEQKSEIGHWEGDTIVGGNHLGAIATHVDKASKFLVARVMKDRTAGEMNRVSIAAFESIPKERRKTMTFDNGKEFSKHEQLTARLGVQCYFANPYHSWERGLNEHTNGLIRQFFPKGTNFRIVKQDEVDQVVELINHRPRQSLGYRTPHEVFWGQSGDGALQI, encoded by the coding sequence ATGAGCTATACGCAGCTTAGCGCAGATGAGCGCCTGGAACTCTATCGATTGAGACAAAGGGGTGATTTGTCCTTGCGGGCAATTGCCATTCGAATGGGACGTTCCCACAGCACCATTTCTCGTGAACTCAAACGCAACCAAAGCTCAGAGCAGATCTATCTACCGGACTTGGCTCAAGCTCAGCAGCACGTTCGTCGGCAGCAGTCCAAGCAACCGTTTGTGGGCATCTCTGAGGGTTGTTTGGCGAGGGTGAAAGCGCAACTTCGGCAGTACCATAGCCCGCAACAGATTGCCGGTTCACTCAAGCTCAAAGGACTGGAGTGGGTGAGCCATGAGACCATCTATCAGATGATTTATCACAACTATGCCGATATGGGTGCCTATCGTGGCTATTTACGGCACTCTCACATCCGACGGCAGCATCGGAGCGCCAAGCGACAGAAACGAGGATTGATTCCCAATCGAGTTGGGATTGAACACAGACCTGTGATTGCAGAACAAAAGAGTGAAATTGGGCATTGGGAAGGCGATACGATCGTCGGGGGTAATCATTTGGGAGCGATTGCGACGCATGTAGACAAAGCCTCAAAGTTTCTGGTTGCACGAGTGATGAAAGACCGAACAGCAGGGGAGATGAACCGTGTCAGTATTGCAGCGTTTGAGTCGATTCCAAAAGAGCGACGCAAGACGATGACGTTTGATAATGGCAAGGAGTTTAGCAAGCATGAGCAACTAACAGCGAGGTTGGGAGTGCAATGTTATTTTGCCAATCCATATCATTCTTGGGAACGTGGGTTGAATGAGCATACGAATGGATTGATTCGACAGTTTTTCCCAAAAGGAACGAATTTTAGAATCGTCAAGCAAGATGAAGTCGATCAAGTAGTTGAATTGATTAATCATCGACCGAGACAATCGTTAGGTTATCGAACTCCTCATGAGGTATTCTGGGGTCAGTCAGGTGATGGTGCACTTCAGATTTGA
- a CDS encoding HNH endonuclease family protein, which yields MRYVDIHELERNSNWQQRANKALDKLRKEIENAELAAQLSGENVAVARKKAIADGLQKKSSQKIWKDLASKLGDLSNYKCWYSESKNSGSDKDVDHFRPKGSVAEDPDHEGYWWLAFDWLNYRYSCTWCNQRRVDIENCTDGGKWDHFPLGLGSFRAKKERDDYSDEDVELLDPIDPHDWKLLTFRSDGQPTPAKPEGTREHCRAKASIWFYHLDRREFVKDRRDLAGRVQRLIQYMEILRMQITQPKMRQLYKDQEKELLRIINKKSEYSSAALAYARAEIYKSECGHQVKRDWLEEILNSNP from the coding sequence GTGCGATACGTTGATATCCATGAATTAGAGAGAAACTCTAATTGGCAGCAAAGGGCTAACAAAGCCCTTGATAAGCTCCGTAAGGAAATAGAGAATGCTGAACTAGCGGCTCAGCTCTCTGGAGAAAATGTTGCAGTTGCACGTAAGAAAGCCATCGCAGATGGTCTGCAAAAAAAATCAAGTCAGAAAATTTGGAAAGATTTAGCGTCCAAATTAGGTGATCTTTCAAATTACAAGTGTTGGTATTCCGAGAGTAAAAATTCTGGTTCTGATAAAGATGTTGATCACTTTCGACCAAAGGGTTCAGTAGCAGAAGACCCTGACCACGAAGGATATTGGTGGCTTGCATTTGATTGGCTCAACTACCGTTATTCGTGTACTTGGTGTAATCAACGACGAGTTGATATCGAGAACTGTACTGACGGTGGGAAATGGGATCACTTCCCATTAGGTTTAGGCAGCTTCAGAGCAAAGAAAGAGAGAGATGACTATAGTGATGAAGATGTCGAACTTCTAGATCCAATCGATCCTCATGACTGGAAGCTTCTTACGTTTCGGTCTGATGGGCAACCTACTCCTGCAAAACCAGAAGGTACAAGAGAGCATTGTAGAGCCAAAGCCTCAATTTGGTTCTATCATCTTGATCGTCGTGAATTTGTAAAAGATCGAAGAGATTTGGCAGGGCGCGTACAAAGGCTAATACAGTATATGGAAATTTTGCGTATGCAAATTACTCAGCCCAAAATGAGGCAATTATATAAGGATCAAGAGAAGGAACTTCTTAGAATAATTAATAAAAAGTCTGAGTATTCTTCAGCAGCACTAGCTTATGCACGGGCTGAAATTTATAAAAGTGAGTGTGGTCATCAGGTAAAACGAGATTGGCTTGAAGAGATCTTGAATTCAAACCCATAA
- a CDS encoding restriction endonuclease subunit S — protein sequence MSKLPKGWIIVRVEDVITLNPRNDCDDSTEVGFVPLQLLGVRFRDHHAFEQRLWAEVKRGYTHFANGDVLLARITPSFENGKAGIARGLPNGLGAGSTEYFVCRPLTGVVIPEYLLAHFKTTRFLIDGEHVMSGASGHKRVPKQYLLNSEFPLAPFNEQKRIVKKLDELLVRLDACRERLDRASRIIKRFRQAVLDAATSGQLTEDWRTEQQALDSDDGIEEELTEFNFRDAACFDSFRFPTSWNISRLGEIAEIAGGITKDSKKQVPTDEELPYLRVANVQRGFLDLSEIKTIRVPQNRVEELLLNRGDILFNEGGDIDKLGRGWVWNGEIERCTFQNHVFRVRLYNKLFEPKFFSWYGNSRGANYFLSVGKQTTNLASINKSLLSALPVVIPPAAEQQEIVRQVELLFAYADRLETHYQDVYAQVEQLVPTLLSKAFRGELVLQNSNDEPASILLERSRAEKALLEAERKTIRAVRPPKQAPKNVMKQLSEYSEALRSAFIATGREANARQLFDQAEFSPEEVVQFYEALRITPEVRTAFERAVEEKPQQ from the coding sequence GTGAGCAAACTTCCAAAAGGTTGGATTATTGTTAGGGTCGAAGATGTGATCACATTAAATCCTAGAAATGACTGTGATGATTCAACTGAAGTTGGTTTTGTACCATTACAGCTTTTAGGTGTTCGTTTCCGTGACCACCATGCATTTGAGCAACGTCTTTGGGCTGAAGTTAAGAGGGGTTACACTCATTTTGCAAACGGTGATGTCCTTTTAGCTAGAATTACTCCAAGTTTTGAGAACGGAAAGGCGGGAATTGCTCGTGGCTTGCCAAACGGTCTTGGTGCAGGCAGTACGGAGTATTTTGTGTGCCGACCCTTAACAGGAGTTGTTATCCCAGAATATCTACTCGCTCACTTTAAGACCACTCGTTTCTTGATAGACGGTGAACACGTAATGAGCGGTGCGAGTGGTCACAAACGTGTACCAAAACAATATCTCCTCAACAGCGAATTTCCACTTGCCCCATTTAATGAACAAAAACGAATTGTCAAAAAGCTTGATGAATTACTTGTGCGGTTGGATGCATGTCGCGAACGACTCGATCGTGCATCACGTATTATTAAACGCTTCCGCCAAGCTGTTCTTGATGCTGCTACATCAGGGCAACTTACGGAAGATTGGCGAACTGAGCAGCAAGCTTTAGATTCGGATGATGGAATTGAGGAAGAATTAACTGAATTCAACTTTAGAGATGCAGCTTGCTTCGATAGTTTCAGGTTTCCGACAAGCTGGAATATTTCGCGACTAGGAGAAATTGCAGAAATTGCTGGTGGAATTACGAAAGACTCAAAGAAACAAGTTCCAACAGATGAAGAGTTGCCCTATTTGAGAGTTGCTAATGTGCAGCGTGGTTTTTTAGATTTGAGCGAGATAAAGACGATACGGGTTCCTCAGAATCGCGTTGAAGAACTATTACTCAACCGAGGAGATATTCTCTTTAACGAGGGTGGTGACATTGATAAGCTCGGTCGAGGCTGGGTGTGGAACGGTGAAATTGAGCGTTGTACGTTTCAAAACCATGTATTCCGAGTTCGTCTTTACAACAAACTTTTTGAACCAAAATTCTTTTCTTGGTATGGGAATTCGCGAGGGGCTAATTACTTTCTCTCAGTCGGTAAACAGACAACAAATCTTGCTTCAATCAATAAGTCTCTTCTATCTGCATTGCCAGTAGTGATTCCTCCAGCAGCAGAACAGCAGGAAATTGTCCGCCAAGTTGAGTTGCTGTTTGCCTACGCCGATCGCCTCGAAACCCACTATCAGGATGTTTATGCTCAGGTTGAGCAACTAGTGCCGACGCTGCTGTCTAAAGCCTTTCGAGGAGAGTTAGTGCTGCAAAATTCTAATGATGAGCCAGCATCAATATTGCTTGAGAGAAGCCGTGCTGAAAAAGCCTTACTGGAAGCTGAGCGTAAAACTATACGCGCTGTCCGCCCCCCCAAACAAGCTCCAAAAAACGTGATGAAACAACTATCAGAATACTCTGAAGCTCTCCGTTCTGCATTTATTGCGACAGGGCGCGAAGCAAATGCTCGACAACTGTTTGACCAGGCTGAATTTAGCCCAGAGGAAGTAGTGCAGTTTTATGAGGCATTGCGGATCACTCCAGAGGTACGGACTGCCTTTGAAAGAGCGGTGGAAGAGAAACCACAACAGTAA